In one Candidatus Methylomirabilis sp. genomic region, the following are encoded:
- a CDS encoding tetratricopeptide repeat protein: MQDEIVPTVLEAYRKAIEQDPENIEARYQLALEYHQTRQVKEAIAEMQRVIILDPKRLDAHFQLSLWYYGRCMFHAAIDAAKKVLALDPTHPWAYYRMAMSYFHLGKLDLAIQSFGKVLDADPTHIMVHYHLGIIYERKRMWQDAIREFSQVVSENPEAASSHFHLGLAYKRLDIRDLAIGEFMTALSLDGEDNASLEQLHTLQE; the protein is encoded by the coding sequence ATGCAAGACGAAATAGTCCCGACAGTCCTTGAGGCGTATCGTAAGGCCATCGAGCAGGACCCCGAGAACATCGAGGCCCGGTACCAGCTTGCGCTGGAGTATCACCAGACAAGACAGGTAAAGGAAGCGATCGCTGAGATGCAACGGGTGATCATACTTGACCCCAAGCGCCTCGATGCCCATTTTCAACTCAGCCTCTGGTATTACGGGCGGTGTATGTTCCACGCCGCCATTGACGCCGCTAAAAAAGTCTTAGCTCTGGACCCTACCCACCCGTGGGCCTACTATCGAATGGCGATGTCCTACTTCCATCTGGGTAAGCTGGATCTGGCTATACAGAGTTTCGGGAAGGTGCTGGACGCAGACCCCACGCATATCATGGTGCATTACCACCTTGGCATTATCTATGAGCGGAAGCGGATGTGGCAGGATGCGATCCGGGAATTCTCACAGGTGGTGTCCGAGAATCCTGAGGCTGCCTCCTCTCACTTTCACTTGGGACTTGCCTACAAGCGGCTAGACATTCGCGACCTGGCCATCGGAGAATTCATGACGGCTCTGAGCCTCGACGGCGAAGACAA